A segment of the Deltaproteobacteria bacterium genome:
TAGATAACCCAGGTCATCGGGTGCGACCAAATTTTAGGGTGATACCAAGACCATAAATTAATAGCGAAAATTATCGCCAACGCGAGGCCTATTAGAGCTAAGAGAAACTTTGACCCTTGACTGAGCTGAGCAAGAGCAAATGAAAGGATAAGTAGCAGCCCAAGGTGCCCCATCCAGGCCGGGTTCCTGATCGGTTCATAGTTTTGGATACGAACAGAAAGAAAGAATGGAATAACCCGCTCGGCAATCACTCCTGACAACCCAATGATGATAAAGGTGGCCAAAATGTTCATTTCCCGAGCCATGAAATACTGAATGGTCGTCAGGGAAACAAAAAAGGCAATATTTGAGATAAGGATCAAAGCAAGGCAAACCAGAACCGGAATCTGGCGCCATTGCCGGCGTAATCTAATAGGACGACCTACGACTATCAAGAGTGATAAATTGAAAGTAATATCACTCAGTCCTGCGAGCCAGGTAAGGTTACCATTCGGTGCGAGAAGCAGTAGCCTTGCGAATGCCCAAGTAACGAAAAGAAATAGAATTGAGCGAGAGGTCGCCACTTGTATTTGGGTCCACTTGGTAACCGCCGTTAGTAAAAATCCGGCAATAACAGCCATGGCGAAACCGTAAACCATTTCGTGACCGTGCCAAAGCACTGCAGGAATTCCTGATGGTAAGTGTTCAAGAATACCAAAATAATGGAAGAACCAGAGCCCCATCGAAACGATGGCATAGAAAGAAGCTCCGAGGAAAAAGGGCCGAAATCCGACTTTCAAAAAAAATGAATCGTTGGTTGGCTTTAAGAGGGCTGACTTCATACCGTAATATTCCTTTGTGACTATTTGGACTCAAGCAATTGCAAAACTTGGGCCGTTTTGAACAATTCCCAGAACTCCGAACAATCCCAAAAATTGCCGAAATTAACTGGAACGATTGTTGCTACTAACTTCGTAACCAAGAAATTCTTGAGTTTAAAACGGTGAATGGACACTTAGATGATAGACAACGAAGTGAGTGATTCGTCGTTGGAATTACTGATTGAAAGATATCCATATCTATTCAAATGCTTAATAAAGATAGACATTGAATATTGGTCGATGAGCAGAGACAGGCTGATAGCCGTGATTCACGAGAATCAGTCGCAAATTGAGCAAGAGAACCTTGAACTCGATGAGAGCCCGGCGGCCTGTATGAAAAATATCATGGTTTTGATGGGTGAAAAAAATTTAACGGGATATGTATCTAGGGTGACTGGCGAGGTTCATCCTGACTTCTTAAATTTGCTTACGGTATTAACTCGTCTGGTGAAGCGGATAGTGTACAGTTACGGTACCAAAGACGAGCTACCGGTTCGAATTGAGTATTTGTTAACCAGCATAAAGCATAAGCTCATGTCGGTATTCGTTCTTTTTGAAAATATCTGTGTGCCCTATCTTCATGGG
Coding sequences within it:
- a CDS encoding NnrS family protein, which codes for MKSALLKPTNDSFFLKVGFRPFFLGASFYAIVSMGLWFFHYFGILEHLPSGIPAVLWHGHEMVYGFAMAVIAGFLLTAVTKWTQIQVATSRSILFLFVTWAFARLLLLAPNGNLTWLAGLSDITFNLSLLIVVGRPIRLRRQWRQIPVLVCLALILISNIAFFVSLTTIQYFMAREMNILATFIIIGLSGVIAERVIPFFLSVRIQNYEPIRNPAWMGHLGLLLILSFALAQLSQGSKFLLALIGLALAIIFAINLWSWYHPKIWSHPMTWVIYVGYGALPMGFLLYGFQAFLQIPLQAGLHGLSIGGIGILCIGMMVRVALGHSNLNVYNPPRGTALAFSTLLISACSRVLGPILLPDYYSYWIGLSQALWVGVFTWYFVSFSQILSVNPALERPTKLKTSLPLT